Sequence from the Pagrus major chromosome 15, Pma_NU_1.0 genome:
TTCAAAGCCTTTGAAAGTGCGAAAGACAGGTAAAGTAGAAAGTGTTGGTTTGAGGATGATATAATGCAGGTTTTTTTATGAAGTGTATGATGATAAAAATACCTTTTTCTTGATAGGCACAGCCACATTTGATTTGATCTGGCTGAAAGTTTTCATCAAGAACTTTGAATCATCAGGAGACGGGGCCAGTTTCTCTGGTTTGTCGATTCCAAAGTGATGCTTCTTGCAAAGCTGCAAAAGAGGATCCCCTATCAAATTTATCCAATTTTATCTTATAAACATTATAGCTATATttatgacagaaaattaattgaatttctcaaaacaacaaattaacaaaaaggTCATTACTACCCACTACAAAAAGCCAAAAAGGATACAGTAGTTTATACGGTTCTCATTTTCCTAAACTAACACAGCAAACAATCTAACAGCTACGTTCTTCTACCGGATTTCTAGGGCACAAAAGGGTTGGATTGATCATTCTGCAGTACAAGGAAATGCACAACAAGACGGGGTCTAAAAACCTATCCAGGAACGATCAACCTTGTCTGGATTTACTCACttgaaaatattctgtctcACCGTCCATGAAGCTCCCCTGAAACACTGAAATCTTAGCAATATTCAACTTCCTTTGTGATCAATTACAGTGATTTTACATCTGCACTCAATTTTAACTCCAAATGTGTGGGAGAAAGTGAAACTGatcttaaaaaaaactaattttgcACCGCTGTCAGCTCATCAGAGATGAATTATATGCttatgcatacatacatacacggTATCCTTagatgcataaaaaaaaacaattctcaCAAGCACTGTTATGCTGATTGTCAGGGAGGCTGAAGGCAGTAATTAAAACCCATGAACACTGCTTCTCCTATCTCATTACAGTATGAGTAGTATACACACCTCCAGCTCGAGCTCCTGAGGCTCTTCATCAGACAGAGGAATGACAGCTATCTTGGTGATCTTATAGACTTTATGGTCGCCTGGTAAAATGCCCACGAGTGCTTTCTGGCGGATTAATACGAGGCCGAGAGGAAGATCTgccaaggagagagagaagacggGGGAGTTGCGTCATGGGTGCAGAATTCGTCACATTCTTTAAGGTGTGAAGGAAGCAGCTGCACACCAGCCATTAACTGCAGATTTTATAAGACGGCAACACAAGACATCtggtaaataaatatataaaccattttaatctgaatctgaattaCTTAAATAATATGATTCTCATATTTTCTTGTGAAAGGTACAACTTCCTAACCTGATAACATAGTGGCATCATCACATTTATCATCAATTTGAATGATCACCACCAGCTCACTCCTCTTCATAACTACACACACTTCAAAGTACTTTTACACAATTTTTCTCACACCTTTCCTTGTGAGTAAGAAACATACTAGGCACTGAATGATCTGGTAACTCAAGTGTCTGGTGCACACAGATGGAAAATACTggcaagagtgtgtgtgctctgtgcaaaaaggaaaaaaaacaacctgctGTGGTGaaatgtttatatgtttgttCTCCACTTACCTGTGTGAAGCTGTATCTTGCCAATAACACCTTCTACCAAACCCAAACACACTGGATTCCAGGCTAAAAGCAGGTCGGTcgctgaaataaaaatatagaaataaaacataaaaacaatgatgaaGCAATTCAGCTCAGCATGATATTCTTTAGGCCAGATAAGCAGGCAGGATCAAACATAACATGCAAGTACAGAGTCAAAACAGCTGATCATAATTATCTCGATTCACAATTATCCCGATTGTGAAAATTCACCTCGATCAACttatcttgtgtgttttttatcgAGATCTGCAATAAAATCTTTAATCATCCCATCACTAGTTTTTAATACCCAGTAAAACACTCTTAACCTCAAAGAATGAAGacttaaatgtaataacaaCCCATAGATAGAGGGATGTCAGTAGATTGTATGCTTCATGTTGGTCATTCTTCATGCACATTAGCATGAAAGGGGCAGCTATTACATAGTTTGAGGTCAGTTACAGTCCACAAACTTGGTGACTAAAAGGAAAACTGGAATGCTTATCATTGGTGACGGATTAAACGACACAGTGGAGAAAATTGGAAAAATGTGAAGGGTGTGGCTAAGGGTGGAGAAAATCAACTGAAGGCAGCCTCAGACAATAACTCTTCCTGTTCCACCAGCCGGAGAATTGCATGCACACAGGAACGGGCTGTGAGGCCCCCACAGGAAAGGTCTTGCAGGAAAGAAATACATAATACTAACAGATATAATACCAAAACTCCACTCAGAATATCACGGAAATACTTCACTGTGTGCTTGAGAGAGCAGTGGAAACCCAGTGAGGAGTGGAAACCCTTTTTCCAATTAAATAATGAAACAGTAGTGCAACTAAAAACCTGTTCAGGATGGCTGCACAGCCACACGACTTCGCCTGACACAGCCACACAGTCTTCTTGTGACTCTAACGAAAGTTTTCATTGAGTTCAGGACCTCTTTCACTTCAGCTGAGAAAAGGTGATTGTGAGGTATTTCCTCTAATACAAAAGCGAGcccatttttttttgtgtcacagCTATGAGCCGCAGCAGCACCGCTCACTTCTGCAATGTGACCAAGGTGTAATGCCAAGAGCTGCTTTCACACTTCAGTGACACTTAACATGCTGGTTTGAGCCTGTATTTATTGTGCCTTCATGTTCTTATACATGAGAATGGTATTATAGCTTTCTAATGACTCACCATGCAGTATTAGTATAGTACGATAAGCTGTCATAAGTCAAGCACCACACATGAAAGCTAAAATCCCGTTATTTTAACCTTCTTACAGTCCTGTAGTGGGTCTGTTTCCTTTAAAGGAGAACTTAAGGGTCAGATTTACCCTTTAATGTTTCACACAAGGAGCAAAGCAATAACTTTGGAGTCTGTTTGGGGTGTTGGCACGAAAGCTAGGACGATGGTTTCAAGACTTGGCAGATTAAACAACCCccaagctttttttttagccaAGTAACTTGTTTTGTGTAAGGTAGCAGGATGATTCAGACCGATTACATGATTACAAGAAGGTTTATTTTAGAGATGAACGTGTAAGAGATTAGACTAGTTAACCCGCTGAGGTGTTTTTACATAACAATATCAGTAAAATACTGTCAGCCAACTCCAGACAGACCttgaaatacacacatattaTTTAACTCTGATATCTACAAATGTGAAATATCAGTTTCAGGTAAATGGCCGGCTGTAGCAGCAGGGAAAGCTGTCATCCAGTACGTACCAGGTCTGACGGTCATGGTCCCGTCTTTTCGGCTGCACCACAGAGCACGGTCCCCACTCTGAAGAATATACTCGTCTTTGGCTTGGAACAGCTCCATTTTGTCCCTTCACGTTACACAAAAGTAGGTAACTAGCTGGCTTAGCAGCCAGGTACAGGTAATTATCAACTTCCACGTCTTGGAGGTGAACTGTAGCTAACCAGACAGCCACCGGCTAGCCACGGTTAGCTCGTCCCCCCCTCCCCAACAGGCTGGTGTGCTACAGCAGCTAGCTACCTAGCGAGctagcagcggcagcagcagcagctggatgcGTGTCGGATTTGTTTATTCCGCCTCTACGCATACTGATAACCAAATTCCCTTTTGTACAGGAGAAGCATCCCGTCCCGCAGCCATGCCGGAGAGATTAAACGCAAATACACGTGAATAAGCGCGAAGGTgtcccagctgctgctgtgtggcgTTCAAGATGTATCCGACAGTTTCCTGCTCCAAACAATGACACGTGACCTGTGCCGTCATCACCGGTGTACAGGTAACGTTGCTGTAACCTACGGAAAAACTACTCACACCACTCACTACATGATTACAGGAAATAATAACTTTATGTTTAATCATTCATATGATGTTATTCCATTTTAAGAAAACCATATGTTAATAACTGGACTCCCCATTCAAAGTAGAAATGTGCCATAATGTGACTTTATGTATGCCAAtgcctttatttttaattcatttatttattatatatttaatttaatcttgtggagggatgttttttttttaaataaggagATTGTCCATCAAACATAAGCAATTAAAGTCTCTATTCTGATGTTACACAATAGCGTCATTCGTATATAAAAAGCACATAACACACCACTTACACGCATTTTGAATTGTCCCCACCCATCTAGGAATAAGGGAGCAGAAATGCTCTCAGTTATGACTCAGTGAGCTCTGAGGGGAAAGGCAGGGAGCAGCTGACCTCAGACTGTTAATCTACCATCAAAAACTCTTCAGTGGAAAACTAAGCCACACTTAAACACACTACAAGGAGCTTTTAACTGGATATGAAACAGTTCCAGTTCATACTGATCACTCTATGACCTACATAAGAAAATGAGATCATTACCAAGAAGACTGGCTATTTAAATGCCTGAAAACTATTCTTTTATGGCAGAGTGCTTAGGATGGGTTGAGGAGTCTCAGCCTGAGGAGAGATGTTGCTCCGTAGTCTGGaggtacggcactaaaacaaagtgtaCCTGTCATACCCGCATCATCTTTAGTCCAAAGGGGCCAccagaataaacaaaaaatgaagtGTAGTAGCTTGTTGACAGTTTAAGGCTGGGTCAGTGACACATCTACAAATCCAAAGCTGGagcacacacatactcatacattattaaaatatgGATTCTTTGGCAGGGAGTAAATGCAGCGGTGCTTTGATTCAGTGGGGCAGCCATTTCCAAACTTAAGAATGACACAGCCCGATTTGAATCTGAAAAATCTTCTGGGGCCCGCCCAAACTTTTAATCACATCTCTGATTCCAACATTGACGCAATATAAGATATGTGCCAATGTTGTGTCGAAGTCTCTCTCCCAGTCAAATAATGGGTGCAGGTTAATGTCGGTAGTTGGCAAACATCAATGGGAAACAGACTTcaacacaacaaccacagataAAAAATAGGATCAGGTAAATAAGGAATGACTTGTTATTTAATTCCCTTGTTTTGATTGGTTCTGatgacttttttaaatgtgaatatttaatcaTAAATATGTTTTGGGCAATTTCAAAGTTAATcacaaaattaaacattaaaaatctcttatttatttattgtagaTGGCCTCTCATGGCCCACCATGAGGCCTCAGCCCCCAGGCTATTAGGTACATTGTATATACACAATTAAAGCAATGTTATTAAACCTAATGCTCTACAAAGAAAAGGTAAAGAAAAGAGAGATTCTCAGAAGACAGGATGACAAACAtggttttaaatataaaaacatcagtttcgGACTTCACAAAATAATTAGAAACCAAAATATTAGTCAAAATTTgtgtcaaatacattttattttcaaccGTATCAACGTGACTTGCTTTCAACAATGCGTCAACCTGCTACTCATAAACTGTGATCAACATGAAGCCACAATCCATAATTTGTAAAGGTGTTAGACAGTGACCCTACCTTACAGATAGCTTATGATTGTGTTATAGTGACAAATTACCACACAAACAATTAGGGTActcatataaatatattgtgAACCATTTTAAATGACAGATTGACATTCCCTTTAAATTTCACCTGTTTATGAATTGAGTCTTTACACAGTTTACATTTTTGAGGCTTTtagtctgtttttgtgttattacaGATTGTGGCTGTGTAAGTCATACAAGAAAATTATGACAATCTTAATCTGTGATTCCTTATTAGCACTAAGTGCTGATTGTCTCACATCTCGAAGTAAGACACACGTCTCACCTCTATTTGTCATTACACATTCATAAATGTACCAAAATActatataatgatataaatacTGATATAATTCTTTGAAATAACAAGTAAACCaatgcacatacaaacactcaaacacatcaATCAAAACTCGTGTAACTTATATATTTCAAATGAAGTGCCGCTGATCTTTCAGCTTGATACATTTCAATGATGGCAAAGTGCAAAGACGGCAAAATCAGTAATGCACCAAAAAGCAGCATCTAATAAAGATATTCACTGTGTTCTGTGACAAAGCAGCTCCAACATGGCCATGTGGCTATAAaggggaaaatgctttttctgTTGACTGAGTTCTGTTTAAAGCCCCAATGTTTGCACTCGTGTACTAACGGATGTGCTGGCTTGATTAAGAAAAGCTTCATATAACATTTGATCAAGACAAAAGGCAACTACACGTAACATTTCTTAAGAAAATACTTATACTTTTCTTCCATTTGTTGATAAAGGCCTCTTATTCAAACTTTCATTTAACTAGAAATTGTTGTCAACACCTCAATCATGACAGCTGTCTTATTATGGAGACATTGGCACAACATAGAAGGCAACAACATCGGCTTGAAAAACATGATTGCACTGAGCTATCATCAATGTGCTGAATGGCAAATACCAACACTGTTAATCAATGCATGCAACTTCCACAAATGCTGTAGATAGAGGACGAGGAGAGTGAGCCGGAGCAGACTTGTTCACTATCAAATATACAGCAGCttatctttctctcctcttcatcatgaAGTGTGCAGTCATTATGATATCTCCTTTGACAGCTCAACATTCTCCTTGGTGATCATGCTGGGCTCTCCTTTCTGTGTCAAGTTGTCTCCCTCCATTGTGGTCTCGCTGGCGGGCCTGGCTGGCTGCTCCTCCAATTGCTCCAAATCTTCCAGTATGGTCTGAACACGACGGACTCCATCCCGTCTCGCCTGCCGCACGTCTATACGACCCTCTGGGTCGACTGAGTCCAGTGCTAAGAGCTCTTTggtcagcagctcctccagtaACAAGTATTTCTTATCATTCTTCTTTCCATCAAAACATTTCACCTCCTGCTCCAGTTTAGCAACCCGCTCGACTATCTGCTGTACCTTAGCCAAGCCTGGGTGGATCGGGCACTGAGCAGCCTGTTCAGCCTCTACCTTTACAGGCGGGACCTCTGGGGGAGCGGCTGGCATGTCCTGGGCCTCTGGTTTTGGAGGTATTTGAACTGTGATGTCTGCAGTATGCTGCTGTGGTTGCTCTGGTTTCTGGGCCTGCTGGAACGGTTGCTGCGACTGCATTAATTGTTCAGGATGCTGCGGCTGTGGAGATGTTGGAGTCGGCGCCTGCTGGAACTGTTGGGGTTGCTGAAACTGTTGTGACTGCTGAAACTGTTGTGGCTGCTGATATTGTTGGGGTTGCTGAAACTGTTGTGGCTGCTGATATTGTTGGGGTTGCTGAAACTGTTGTGGCTGCTGATACTGTTGGGGTTGCTGATATTGTTGGGGTTGCTGAAACTGTTGTGGCTGCTGATACTGTTGAGGTTGCTGATACTGTTGAGGTTGCTGAGGTGGAGGCTGTTGGAACTGTTGAGTCTGTTGAGGCTTTGGGACGTCAGCTTCTGTGTGCAATGGCTGGGAGACTTGAGTGGTCTCTGGTTTCTGCTGAGTGCTCTGTTGTTCCTGCTCAATTTTCTGGGGCGGCTCTCTTgtgaggatgtgctgctgaGCCTTCAAGATTAAAAAGAAGTCATTAGAATCAACACATACTGAtgtgaaatcaaacatttttgacCACCAAGAAAGATccaagtgaaaacaaacaacaataccTGTGGTCTTTCTCCCAGCACCTGCGTTACAATAGGCGACTGGCTTCTAATATGAGGTGGGAGGTGAATAGATTCACGATGCTGGGGAAGCAGTATCGGAGAAGCCCTTTCCCGAGGAGACTGAATTGCAGCGGAGTAGCCCGGCCATTCGTCTGTCTGAATGCGATGGAAAGGCTGCTGGTGCTCTGAGTAGGGGACGCGCTGAGAGTAGACGGAGGGATTTAACTGagcctgtgtctgtgttgggCCTCCTCCGCCCTCATGGATCACCGGGATGGGGATGTAACCTGCTTGAAGACTAGTGCTGCTGGGCCGTGGTGGTTGATGATGCGGGACAGTGTAAACCttgaaaaaacatcaaatagaaATTTAGTATATGGTTATTAATTTTAATcgaaaaaaaataacttataATGCTTGCTTCATTTCTACATGCAAATTAAACAGTTTTGCAGCATGCACAGTCTTATGTTTTTTTAGTCCAACCTCTGCTGTCTGTGAAACAGGCGAGCTGGCCTTTCCAGGCtcagtggagctgctgtctgaaggTCCGTGTAAGGGTGATCTAGGCCTGCAGTGGAGCCCTGTCGTGGGGGAAGGTGTGTGCCCGTCCGTCCGGATATTCTGTGCAGTGCTTGGCTGGATGTAGGAATAACATGGATGCTGTTGCTGCCTCAGTTCTGCGCCCTCGTGGAAGACTGGGATGGGAACATAACCTGGGCGAAGAATAGGGTGCTTCATCTCCCTCACAAAGGTCTTCTGCGTCTCCTGAGGGCTTGGTTCTGGTGGTATGTTGGGCCCATTTGCTGACACTTCTCTGACCTGAAACACAATAGcaaatagattttaaatgtgccaataattatatttttacagcaataaacaacattttaggCAAAATGATGCTGGTTCCTTGTcttatattaaaggtgcaatatgtaagaattaatCTGTTATCTgatctgttgatcatttttttgttatttctgaatgttttcaactaaaattcttagaTACTGCACCTTTAGAGTTAAAAAAGTAACCACAGAAATAATTTAGACATTATTAGTGAATGTAATGATGTCAGTTACAGTAAACGGTACAAACGTGCTCCATATTGCAATCCCTAACCATCAGccaatattaaatatattaaaatattctgaTTCTTATTTTGAGCAATTAGAAGCtacaaaaactattaaaactaACAAAATACTTAATTGTTTTAAACCAAGCTATTCTTGCTTATAGCTGATTAAAAGAAGTAACATTACTTTTATCTAGTCAATTGcagttaattaaattaagtaCATTCAAAACTGTAGAAATTAACCTTCATTAGTTCAGCATTTTTATCTGAATATGTTCAGCTTATTTAGTTTATTACGAAAGTGCTCTCAGTCTTGAGATAACTGCAAAGGTTATAGgttaaaatgagacatttccACAGGGTGATGCCAAAAGTATCACCTCTCTGAGTTTTTGATAGATGATAATAGCAACTGAATAACGTAGTAGACTTAAATGCATTTCCAGtcagacagctgctgtgtttgtgtttgatatgTTGCTCCACAGTCAGAGTGACATCATTCACCTGGCTGGATTTCCTGACTTATCTCACTCATAATAGTTTGGCACACCCAATAAACTAACATGTTTTTAGCTGTCATGCAGAGTTAACTCctttttttcactctgctgtTAGACAAACTTCATGAGGGAGAAAGAAGccatttttgattatttcacCATTCACTTTTCATGAATTACAGACTGAATTTACTCCTTGTGTCAGTCTTCTTTGACCACACCTGTTCTTGTTTAGtcttgtgggggaaaaaaaagaaaaaagaaaaatgtcataatATGGTTGTATTAGAGCCCAACAGATACTCggtttttggggctgatgcagATACCAatattaggaagtaaaaaaaaaaaaggtgtttccCATCTGGGATAACaaaatgactgaactgaacaaaTACTGACttaggcaggatattttacaatttaacaataaacttgtGTATACCTTAACAGTAAAcgtcactgggaatttaataattgtCATGAGcatcattttctgcattataatctctataaagaaagttttcatattggtgCATATCAGGCAACACATATGCCGATACccatatatctgtgataggccggTAGTCAAACAATACATCAGTTTGGCTcaagtttgtgtgcatgcaaaaCTCATAATCATACTAAAAGTTAGTCCTtattgggggggaaaaaactaaaatatcgaggaaacaaaatgttttcacaaagtACAACCTGGGCGCTATCAACACACTCCTCCTGGGTGTCACACAATGAGAATAACATTGTAAATTTCCATTAGCCAAGGTAGAAaaactattttctatttttcctaCAGTGTAACAAGTGACTTAACACCTGCCACTGACAGCTATGGAGGAGTACAAGCAACAGGTCTACTGATAGTTCAGCACTCGGTTAATGATTTATGTGAAAAGTGATCAAAGCTCTCACTTAATAACAAACATAGAAGCCtacagggcaaaaaaaaaacctgcatttaTATGTAAGCCAGTTGCGTTTTCCCCTCTAAGACAAAAGTTATAACATAGCTGTGAACGACCCTTTGCCCTCTGCCATTTCAGTATGGGACACTGCACACTGCCAGCACCATTGCACCAATTTTATCCCCTGACAGCTGTGTCTTTCTAGCAGATTCTTCTGGACACTAACTTTGGACAACAGTGTCTATCTCTGAGACGGAAGATTACCAACTGGCAGCCCCTGTGGAGCTCACTTCAGCCCACGGGTTTTCTCTGCAGACCTGCGTGTTTTCCACAACGTGTATTAAACACAGCTGAATACGATATATGCAGGTGGCAGCCAGCGCCTGTC
This genomic interval carries:
- the bag3 gene encoding BAG family molecular chaperone regulator 3, which gives rise to MFQYSTASSNNMNGVKTQSPILTMANNDNDPLPLGWEVKIDPQTGWPFFVDHNNRTTTWNDPRHDTKKVREVSANGPNIPPEPSPQETQKTFVREMKHPILRPGYVPIPVFHEGAELRQQQHPCYSYIQPSTAQNIRTDGHTPSPTTGLHCRPRSPLHGPSDSSSTEPGKASSPVSQTAEVYTVPHHQPPRPSSTSLQAGYIPIPVIHEGGGGPTQTQAQLNPSVYSQRVPYSEHQQPFHRIQTDEWPGYSAAIQSPRERASPILLPQHRESIHLPPHIRSQSPIVTQVLGERPQAQQHILTREPPQKIEQEQQSTQQKPETTQVSQPLHTEADVPKPQQTQQFQQPPPQQPQQYQQPQQYQQPQQFQQPQQYQQPQQYQQPQQFQQPQQYQQPQQFQQPQQYQQPQQFQQSQQFQQPQQFQQAPTPTSPQPQHPEQLMQSQQPFQQAQKPEQPQQHTADITVQIPPKPEAQDMPAAPPEVPPVKVEAEQAAQCPIHPGLAKVQQIVERVAKLEQEVKCFDGKKNDKKYLLLEELLTKELLALDSVDPEGRIDVRQARRDGVRRVQTILEDLEQLEEQPARPASETTMEGDNLTQKGEPSMITKENVELSKEIS